The Bombus huntii isolate Logan2020A chromosome 11, iyBomHunt1.1, whole genome shotgun sequence genome includes a window with the following:
- the LOC126871026 gene encoding glutamine-dependent NAD(+) synthetase isoform X2 has translation MGRTVTVAVCSLNQWALDFDGNSRRILQSIQEAKDAGATYRSGPELEISGYSCEDHFYESDTLLHSWEVLATILKSPAAEDMLVDVGMPVMHKNVTYNCRVAFLNRRILLIRPKMQLCEDGNYRESRWFSPWTKERTVEDYFLPRMISQITNQTVVPFGDAVISTRDTCVGFEICEELWSPMSNHIPMCLDGVEIIANGSGSYFELRKAYVTVDLVKSATFKSGGCYMFSNLRGCDGSRLYFSGGSSITLNGQILNRGKQFALDEVEVIVATFDLEDIRSYRNNIRSRSHLAARQPSYPRIKVDFALTSDILISIPPDRPIDVDLGPYEDENATGKLVYHVPDEEISLAPACWLWDYLRRSCQGGFFLPLSGGVDSASSACMVYSMCDMIVDSVNKGDAQVLSDIRKIVGDCEYVPTDPKQLCNTLLVTCYMGTENSSAETKARAAELANQIGSYHHSIVIDVAVSAILTIFQQVTKLTPRFKVQGGSPRENLALQNIQARLRMVIAYLFAQLMLWVRGRPGGLLVLGSSNVDEALRGYFTKYDCSSADINPIGGIAKNDLKSFLSYFRRKHGITALDKILDAPATAELEPLQGGQLAQLDEIDMGMTYKELGIFGRLRKQDCAGPFTMFCRLVHMWDKCTSKEVADKVKHFYRCYAINRHKMTILTPSCHAETYSPDDNRFDHRPFLYNHTWKWQFNAIDEQVKGLLNEEKSPRGRKDVPKVPAKPRFMPFSSVISSE, from the exons atgGGTCGTACAGTGACGGTAGCAGTTTGTTCGCTGAATCAGTGGGCACTGGATTTCGATGGGAATTCCAGAAGAATCTTGCAAAGTATTCAAGAGGCTAAAGATGCTGGCGCTACTTATAGAAGCGGACCAGAGCTAgaaatttc TGGTTACAGTTGCGAGGATCATTTCTACGAGTCAGATACATTACTTCACAGCTGGGAAGTACTCGCAACGATTCTTAAATCACCGGCTGCCGAGGACATGCTGGTAGATGTTGGTATGCCGGTCATGCACAAGAATGTGACGTACAACTGTAGAGTGGCATTCCTGAATCGACGAATTCTGCTTATCAGACCCAAGATGCAATTGTGCGAGGATGGCAATTATAGAGAATCCAGGTGGTTCTCGCCGTGGACCAAG GAACGCACGGTGGAGGACTACTTTCTGCCTAGAATGATATCTCAGATCACTAACCAGACAGTGGTGCCGTTTGGCGATGCTGTTATTTCAACCAGGGACACGTGCGTAGGTTTCGAAATTTGCGAAGAACTCTGGAGTCCAATGAGCAATCATATTCCAATGTGCTTGGATGGTGTTGAAATTATCGCAAATG GTAGTGGATCATATTTCGAACTACGGAAAGCTTATGTCACCGTAGACTTAGTTAAGTCGGCTACGTTCAAATCAGGTGGATGTTACATGTTCAGTAACTTGAGAGGATGTGATGGTTCTAGATTATACTTCAGTGGTGGATCCTCTATTACTTTGAATGGTCAAATCTTGAATCGTGGTAAACAGTTTGCATTGGATGAAGTGGAAGTCATTGTGGCAACCTTTGATCTCGAGGATATAAG GAGTTATAGAAATAACATTAGGTCAAGGTCTCATCTAGCTGCTAGACAACCAAGCTATCCACGCATAAAGGTGGATTTTGCTCTAACTTCCGATATTTTGATTTCAATTCCTCCAGATCGACCGATCGATGTGGACTTAGGTCCTTATGAAGATGAAAACGCAACAGGAAAACTTGTTTATCATGTACCAGATGAAGAAATTTCGTTGGCCCCTGCATGCTGGCTCTGGGACTATCTAAG GCGTTCTTGCCAAGGTGGATTTTTCTTACCCTTAAGTGGTGGTGTCGATTCTGCGTCATCAGCGTGCATGGTTTATTCCATGTGTGATATGATCGTGGATTCGGTTAACAAAGGAG ACGCACAAGTATTGTCAGACATCAGGAAAATAGTCGGAGACTGTGAATATGTACCGACTGATCCAAAACAGCTGTGCAACACCCTTCTTGTCACATGCTATATGGGTACTGAAAATTCATCGGCCGAAACAAAGGCGCGAGCAGCTGAACTCGCTAATCAGATTGGCTCTTATCATCACAGTATAGTAATCGATGTTGCTGTGTCTGCCATTCTAACGATTTTCCAACAAGTTACTAAGCTGACACCGAGATTTAAGGTGCAAGGAGGGTCTCCTAGAGAAAATTTAGCTCTGCAGAATATCCAG gCACGCTTGAGAATGGTGATAGCTTATCTGTTTGCCCAATTGATGCTCTGGGTCAGAGGACGACCGGGTGGTCTTCTGGTATTAGGGAGCAGTAACGTTGATGAAGCGCTTCGTGGGTATTTTACCAAATATGATTGCAGCAGTGCCGATATCAATCCTATCGGTGGAATTGCAAAAAACGACTTAAAGTCATTCCTTTCTTACTTTAG GAGAAAACATGGAATAACTGCTTTAGATAAAATCTTAGACGCTCCTGCTACCGCGGAATTGGAACCTCTTCAAGGAGGACAGCTTGCGCAGCTTGATGAGATTGATATGGGTATGACGTACAAGGAGCTTGGTATTTTTGGACGTTTAAGAAAACAGGATTGTGCAGGTCCCTTCACAATGTTCTGCAGACTCGTCCACATGTGGGATAAATGTACCTCAAAAGAA GTGGCAGATAAAGTGAAACACTTTTATAGATGTTATGCTATAAATCGTCATAAAATGACTATCTTGACACCATCTTGTCACGCCGAGACTTATAGTCCCGACGACAATAGATTCGATCATCGACCTTTCTTGTACAATCATACATGGAAATGGCAGTTTAACGCAATCGACGAACAG GTGAAAGGTCTTCTCAACGAGGAGAAATCACCAAGAGGTCGAAAGGACGTGCCGAAAGTACCTGCGAAGCCCAGATTCATGCCGTTCAGCTCCGTAATCAGTAGtgagtaa
- the LOC126871026 gene encoding glutamine-dependent NAD(+) synthetase isoform X1, with amino-acid sequence MGRTVTVAVCSLNQWALDFDGNSRRILQSIQEAKDAGATYRSGPELEISGYSCEDHFYESDTLLHSWEVLATILKSPAAEDMLVDVGMPVMHKNVTYNCRVAFLNRRILLIRPKMQLCEDGNYRESRWFSPWTKERTVEDYFLPRMISQITNQTVVPFGDAVISTRDTCVGFEICEELWSPMSNHIPMCLDGVEIIANGSGSYFELRKAYVTVDLVKSATFKSGGCYMFSNLRGCDGSRLYFSGGSSITLNGQILNRGKQFALDEVEVIVATFDLEDIRSYRNNIRSRSHLAARQPSYPRIKVDFALTSDILISIPPDRPIDVDLGPYEDENATGKLVYHVPDEEISLAPACWLWDYLRRSCQGGFFLPLSGGVDSASSACMVYSMCDMIVDSVNKGDAQVLSDIRKIVGDCEYVPTDPKQLCNTLLVTCYMGTENSSAETKARAAELANQIGSYHHSIVIDVAVSAILTIFQQVTKLTPRFKVQGGSPRENLALQNIQARLRMVIAYLFAQLMLWVRGRPGGLLVLGSSNVDEALRGYFTKYDCSSADINPIGGIAKNDLKSFLSYFRRKHGITALDKILDAPATAELEPLQGGQLAQLDEIDMGMTYKELGIFGRLRKQDCAGPFTMFCRLVHMWDKCTSKEVADKVKHFYRCYAINRHKMTILTPSCHAETYSPDDNRFDHRPFLYNHTWKWQFNAIDEQVKGLLNEEKSPRGRKDVPKVPAKPRFMPFSSVISNKTHPGVVV; translated from the exons atgGGTCGTACAGTGACGGTAGCAGTTTGTTCGCTGAATCAGTGGGCACTGGATTTCGATGGGAATTCCAGAAGAATCTTGCAAAGTATTCAAGAGGCTAAAGATGCTGGCGCTACTTATAGAAGCGGACCAGAGCTAgaaatttc TGGTTACAGTTGCGAGGATCATTTCTACGAGTCAGATACATTACTTCACAGCTGGGAAGTACTCGCAACGATTCTTAAATCACCGGCTGCCGAGGACATGCTGGTAGATGTTGGTATGCCGGTCATGCACAAGAATGTGACGTACAACTGTAGAGTGGCATTCCTGAATCGACGAATTCTGCTTATCAGACCCAAGATGCAATTGTGCGAGGATGGCAATTATAGAGAATCCAGGTGGTTCTCGCCGTGGACCAAG GAACGCACGGTGGAGGACTACTTTCTGCCTAGAATGATATCTCAGATCACTAACCAGACAGTGGTGCCGTTTGGCGATGCTGTTATTTCAACCAGGGACACGTGCGTAGGTTTCGAAATTTGCGAAGAACTCTGGAGTCCAATGAGCAATCATATTCCAATGTGCTTGGATGGTGTTGAAATTATCGCAAATG GTAGTGGATCATATTTCGAACTACGGAAAGCTTATGTCACCGTAGACTTAGTTAAGTCGGCTACGTTCAAATCAGGTGGATGTTACATGTTCAGTAACTTGAGAGGATGTGATGGTTCTAGATTATACTTCAGTGGTGGATCCTCTATTACTTTGAATGGTCAAATCTTGAATCGTGGTAAACAGTTTGCATTGGATGAAGTGGAAGTCATTGTGGCAACCTTTGATCTCGAGGATATAAG GAGTTATAGAAATAACATTAGGTCAAGGTCTCATCTAGCTGCTAGACAACCAAGCTATCCACGCATAAAGGTGGATTTTGCTCTAACTTCCGATATTTTGATTTCAATTCCTCCAGATCGACCGATCGATGTGGACTTAGGTCCTTATGAAGATGAAAACGCAACAGGAAAACTTGTTTATCATGTACCAGATGAAGAAATTTCGTTGGCCCCTGCATGCTGGCTCTGGGACTATCTAAG GCGTTCTTGCCAAGGTGGATTTTTCTTACCCTTAAGTGGTGGTGTCGATTCTGCGTCATCAGCGTGCATGGTTTATTCCATGTGTGATATGATCGTGGATTCGGTTAACAAAGGAG ACGCACAAGTATTGTCAGACATCAGGAAAATAGTCGGAGACTGTGAATATGTACCGACTGATCCAAAACAGCTGTGCAACACCCTTCTTGTCACATGCTATATGGGTACTGAAAATTCATCGGCCGAAACAAAGGCGCGAGCAGCTGAACTCGCTAATCAGATTGGCTCTTATCATCACAGTATAGTAATCGATGTTGCTGTGTCTGCCATTCTAACGATTTTCCAACAAGTTACTAAGCTGACACCGAGATTTAAGGTGCAAGGAGGGTCTCCTAGAGAAAATTTAGCTCTGCAGAATATCCAG gCACGCTTGAGAATGGTGATAGCTTATCTGTTTGCCCAATTGATGCTCTGGGTCAGAGGACGACCGGGTGGTCTTCTGGTATTAGGGAGCAGTAACGTTGATGAAGCGCTTCGTGGGTATTTTACCAAATATGATTGCAGCAGTGCCGATATCAATCCTATCGGTGGAATTGCAAAAAACGACTTAAAGTCATTCCTTTCTTACTTTAG GAGAAAACATGGAATAACTGCTTTAGATAAAATCTTAGACGCTCCTGCTACCGCGGAATTGGAACCTCTTCAAGGAGGACAGCTTGCGCAGCTTGATGAGATTGATATGGGTATGACGTACAAGGAGCTTGGTATTTTTGGACGTTTAAGAAAACAGGATTGTGCAGGTCCCTTCACAATGTTCTGCAGACTCGTCCACATGTGGGATAAATGTACCTCAAAAGAA GTGGCAGATAAAGTGAAACACTTTTATAGATGTTATGCTATAAATCGTCATAAAATGACTATCTTGACACCATCTTGTCACGCCGAGACTTATAGTCCCGACGACAATAGATTCGATCATCGACCTTTCTTGTACAATCATACATGGAAATGGCAGTTTAACGCAATCGACGAACAG GTGAAAGGTCTTCTCAACGAGGAGAAATCACCAAGAGGTCGAAAGGACGTGCCGAAAGTACCTGCGAAGCCCAGATTCATGCCGTTCAGCTCCGTAATCAGTA ATAAAACACATCCTGGAGTAGTAGTTTAA